The Candidatus Methylacidiphilales bacterium genome includes the window TTGAAAAAAGTCTGGATCGACTGGGTGTCGTAGGCGACGCGGAAGGAGGAATCCCCGCTGCGACGGTAGTCGTGGAATTTGAGCGGGAGGTATTGCAGGCGGGCGAAGACCTCGGTGCGCAAACGGAGAAGGGCGCGCAGGCCGATTTCGATCAGCCAGTAGTTGTTGAACAGGTTGAAGACGCCCCAGACCAGTTGGATCGCGATGAGGGAGAAGACCGCCCAGAGCAAGGCCTCGCCCATGCCTACGGTGCGGCCGATGAGGGGCAGTTCGGCCGAGGTGGTGCCTTCCTTGAGCAGGTTGAAGACCCAACCGACCGGCCAGGGGGAAAGGAGCTTGAGACCGATGCTGGCCAACAGGAACACCAGGGCCAGGAGGATGGTCGGCACGAAGGGCCGGTAGAAGTAGGCGATCCGCCGGTAAAGGTTCACGGCTTTGCCCCGCCCCGCACGGGGAGGATCTCGATGCTGATCGCGGCGGCCTCGATCAACTCAGCCACCCGGCGGCGGATGAGGAGTGCCCGCCCGAGCCAGTAGGTGACCTGGAGCAGGCCGGCAGCAAAGAGGTATGGACGTGCCTCCTCGAAGGCCAGGCCGAACACCGTGATGGCGCCGGCAATAAGGACGGCCATGAGAACCGTGAAGCTGTTCAGGACGGCCGTATTGGAAACCCGGACCATGATTTTGCCTTTGGGATAATATTCGGTCAGTGTCCGCAGGCGGATATGCCACCAGCGGCCGGCGAAGATTTCCACATCCCAGTCGGACCAGCCGTTGTCGGGAACGTATTTCCAGCCCTCTTTGTCGAGCAGGCGGAGGATGGCGGCCAGCAGTTGGGTGCGGTCCTTGTGGTTTTCGCTCCAGTAATTCAACTTGCCGCAGGAAAACAAATCGGGGGTGTCGTGGGGTTCTTCCTCGCGGGATTCCAACACCGCGGCGGGGGTGCGCTTGCCGGCCAGCCAGGTGATGTAACGCGCCCAGGCCCGGGCGATGGGCTGGGCCCAGGCCAGGTAAAGCAGGAGCAGGCGTGAGAGGATGGTGTCGTGTTTGGGTTCCATGCGCGCGCTGGCCATGTAGGAGAGCGCCCCGACGAGGGTCATGCCGAACATGAGCAACGGCACCACGCGGATCTGAACGACTTGGGAGGAAAGGAAGAGGATGAAAAGGGTCAGGAGGTTCCACTGCAGGCTGCCGACCACCCAGGTCCAATCCATCGGTGGACGACGGTAGATCGATTGGAAGAAACCCATGCCGAACTCCCCGTGGTAGATGACCGGCTTGCCGAAAATTTCATCCATCACCGGCACGCCATAAATCACGCCTCGCCAACGGGCCGAACCGGAGGAATCAAAATAGTTGAGGTGTTTGTAACGCAGCAGGGCCTCGGCTTCGCCGTAACCCTTTTGTTGGTTGAAGTAGGCTTTGACGGTGAAGCGGCGATGATGCCAGACCACCGCCGCCGGGGAAAAGCCGATGATCTGGCCGAGTTGGATCAGACGCCAGAAGACATCGACGTCGTCCCCCGCCTTGCGGTAGATGGCGTCGAAGCCCCCGATCATGTCCAGAGCCCAGCGATGGAAGGCCATGTTGCAACCGGGCACGTGCTCGGCGGTTTTGTCGTTCAGGAGCACATGGCTCGGGGATCCAGGGGCGGCGGCCACGGAAGCCTGCACCCAGTTGACCGCAGGCGGGGAAATGTTCGGTCCGCCCACTGCGGCGAAGGGCTCGGCCAGCAGGGTTTGGATGAGGAAGTACAGCCAGTCGGGATCGGGCATGCAGTCGGAGTCGGTGTAGGCGATGATCTCACCGGTGGCCGCGGCGGCCCCGACGTTGCGGGCCACACTCAGGCCCTTGTTCTCCTGACGGAGGTTCCGGACCTTGGGAAAATCGGCCAGGATTTCCTGGGTGTCGTCCTTCGACCCGTCGTCCACCACGATGATCTCGAAGTCCGGGTATTCCAATTTTTCCAGGGCTTCCAGGCAACCGCGGAGGGTGGGCGCACCGTTGTAGCTGCACACCACCACACTGGCCTTGGGCCAGGGCTTGGCGGCGGGGAACTTCTTCCACAGGGGTTCACCGGACTTGAGCGTGGTCGCAGCAATGCGGTGATAGGCCTCCTTGGGCCGTCGGTCGGCCTTGACCAGGCCGAAGGCCCAGTCGGTGATCAACTGCCCGCCGGTGTACCATTCGTCCGTCCAGGCAAAAACGATCGTTCCGGCGGCCCCACCGGAAAAGACCTCGTGGTAGTGGCTGCCGATGAGGTCGGCCTGCTCGGACTCCGGATGGCGGATGGTGTCCATTCCGAACTCGCCGATGAGGAGGGGTTTTTCCCCGGCCAGATTCTGCAGGCGGGCCAGGTAGCCCCGGAAATCCTTCATGTCGTGGAGATAGACATTGTAGGAAAAGAAATCGACGTGGCGGGGGCTGAGGTATTCGGTGGGGGGGAAGTTGGCGTAGGAAACCAGGGCTCCGGGGTCTTCCTGCTTGATGATGTCGATGAGGGTATCGAGGAAATTCTCCACCCGGCGGGGTCCGTACCAGCGGACCAGATCGGTCTGCATCTCATTGTCGACGTAGAAGCCGAAGAGGGCGGGATGCCCGGCCTGCTCGCGGGCGATCTCACGGACCGTGCGGCGGATGCGGATGCGCATGGGCCGGTCGTCGAGGAAGAGCCAGCGCAGCGGCCATGGAATGGTGGTGAGGACGCGGAGGCCATGCTCCTGGGCCAGGTCAAAGAACCAGCGCGGGGGGTGGTGGTAGACGCGGACGAGATTGATCCCGGCGGCCGTCATGAGGGCGAAATCGCGCCCGACTTGGTCCGGGAAGGGAAGATACCATTCCTTGCCGTTTTCCTCGCGCACGGGGAAGGGTCCGTAAGTCACACCTTGGACCCGGAATTTGGTGTCTCCGTCGAAGAAAAACTTCGCCCTCGCTTCGATCCGTCTCATCTTTGGGATGGCGCATCGTAGGGCATGCCCCGCCGGACGCAAGAGGGGAAGAGGCCGGAAGGCAGGCTTGTCGATTCTCCCTGTTTCGCCTAGGGTAGGATGGTGATCGGCCCCAACCAACGAACCTATTCCGCCGACCGGCCAGACCCATTCTGGCGGGCCTCCCGTATTTGCGCCCGGTTGCACCTGAAGGCCTGCTGGAATGACCGGGATCGCCGCATCGCCCGGCTTCTCAGCCGTGATCCGGGGGTTGAAAACCGGCTGATTGACCAAGCGCTTGCGACTTTGGAGGCACGACGTCGTCATGCGCGAGGATAATCCCGCTTGGCCCTGGAAACCGCGCCTCAACTGGGACACTCCTGCCGGCGTCTTGCTCCAGCAACTTGGACGACTTCTTGAAGGCCGCGGCGAATTCGAGATCGTTGTCTTCGGCTCCGCCCCCCTGCAATTAACCTTGGATGCCTCATTCCTCAGTGCAGACGTGGACCTCATTTCCGCTGATGATTTGACCGGCTTGATTCATGAAGCGGGGTTGGGCAAAGGCCAGAGACCCTTTTATCTGGAGCAAACACCGGCGAATGTTTTTCGCTCCAGTCCTGCCTGGAGGCTGCGGGCACACACCGAAAGCCAAGGTTCGGTTCGTTGGATCTTCCCGCACCCCGTGGACATTCTGGTTGCCAAAATACCGCGCTGCGCCCCCAAAGATCTGAATGCTTTCGCCCTGGTGATGAGAGAAACCGGCCATCCCAGCGAAGGAGAGTTGAAAGCGGCTTTGGCGGAAGCGGTGGACATCTTCCGTCCGGGCTTTGATGAAGAAAACCCTGCGGGTGATCCCGTCAACAACGTGCGGCAGATTTGGAACGCGCTCTACGGGAAAGAAATAGATGTGCGGGCGGAAATCATCCGGCCTGCGTTGGAGGCACGCCGCCAGGCTTTTGGGGAGGACGTGCAAGACATCAAATCCGAGCTCAATCGACGCGCTGATTCCTGAAGCAAACTACCTGCGCGATATCAAAAGCCGATTGGGAGCAACTTCGACGTGCCCCGCCGGACGCAAGAGGGGAGACAAGGGGTGCAACGCAGGCAGAAAGTCTTCATTTTGTAGCCTTTTCAACCTTGTTTTGACTCAAAGAAATCAGAATGATCTACCTATGAACATTTTTAACTCCTGCTTGAATCCCATAAGAGTCTGCCTCCTTCTATCCGCGATCTTGATGCTGGTGGGTATCTCCGCCTGTGCCAAAAAAGGCCCCGACATGATGGGCGAGTGGGTTCCTGTGCCTGAAGCCAATCATTTCCGGGTCAAGGCCATCCGCTTCGAATCCGATGGGTCTTTTTACTTCGACCAGACTGCCGGCAAATGGGAAATCAAAGAGGGCAACAAGATCACCTTAATCTTTCCCAATGTTTTACCCAACACCTACGAGTTTGAATTCTCCAAGGAAGGCAAACTCATCCTCAAGGACCAGGCCGGAATCGCCGGGGAATTCACGCGGCCGGGCAGGGTCGGGATTTGATACCAGATCCCATCGATTCAGAGCCTGCCCGGATAACCCAGTTATTGGACGCGCCTCAGATCAAAGGGCGGTCTGTTGCTGGACTCTGGATGGAATAGCAGGGTCAACTTGACCTGGTAGCTCCCATAGTTGGGAGTGAGGAAAACCGGTTTGGTACCCGTTTCCTGCTCATAACGGAGCGAGGGATCGAAGGGGCGGAATTCCCATTGTCCGGCCGCATCCAAGGCAGGCTGCCCAAAATCCTTGTGGGTGAAATCCCCCAGACGACTCTGTGTCACCTTGCCCAGAGGATTCACGGTCAATATCACATCGGCGTATCCTCTGAGGTTTTTACCGCGCAGCGTCGCGGGATAAAGGGGACGGGGTCCGACAATGGGGAGGACCGGGATGGGACGCTTGGCCAAGTCGTAGAACTCGGCGGAGAAATAGGAATCGACTGAAGGCTTGAAGGTGAATTTCTGCCGCACCTTGACCGGAGAAACAGTCCCGAAACGCTTGGCGGGCAGGTATTCCCAGTAAGGAATGACCGACATGACTGCTTTCCCGAACAAAGGGTGGGAGGCTTCCTCCAGATGCGGAGAAACCACGCGCCCGGCGCTGTTGATGGTGAACACCACCGAAGCAGAGCCCGGCTTACCGGCCAACAGATGCTCGCGCGGATAAATGGGCTGGTAGGCCAGAAGCAATTGAGGCTTGGTGTCCTGTGCCTGTTTATCAACCTGCAGAGGGGCCGTCACCTTGGATTCGGGGGTGCTGGTGCCGCCGGAAGACGCGACCGCGGCGGCAGGAAACGCCAGAATGATCCCAAGAACAATCCGAGCAAAAACTTTCACAGAAAAGAGACTACCACAAGACGTGGGCTGCTGTCAGCCGTCAGCATACCTGCTGTCCGGGAATGCCCCCAATCTGACGGGTAAACCAGTCAACCAGTCGAGAGCATCCAGGAACTTTTTCGGGGGGATCAAATTCCCCCGCCCTTGGAGCGGGCCAAAGCGCGGATTTGTTCCAGATAACGGGCCACGGAATCTTTGGGTGCGATTTTTTGCGCGTCTTCCAGAAGAGAAACCGCCTTGCTGTAATCCTTCTTGCCCGCGTAGATCTGCCCCATGCGTATTTTCGCGTCTGCTGCCGTCGCCTCAATGGAGGCGGCACGCTCATAAGCAAACAAAGCTTTGTCCGTCTCACCGGTTTCTTGGTGGTTTTTACCCAGAAGCATCCAACCCTGTCCATCCAAAGGGTCTTCCTCAACCACTTGGCGAAGAATCACTGCGGCTTCCGCGTTGGCTCCCGACTGGAGTGCCAGTCTGGCGCGCACACGGAGCATACGGGCCTTCAACGGGCCGGAAGCGATTTTGGTTTGCAGCAAGTCAAGCAACTGCCCTGCCTCTACCGGATTGTTGTAGGCCACAAGCACTTCCACAGCGCGGAGCGCCTTTTCACCCAGGGCGGAATCGGACGCGATGGCCCGTTTGTAAGCACTGGCCGCAGAGAGGGGGAGCTTGGCGGAAACGTAGATATCCCCCAATTGATACAGATCGCCCGTTTTGGCCGCGCCCCTTCTGGCCACCATTTCCAAGGTTTCGGCCGCTTTGGTCAAATTCCCCGATGCCATGAAAATTTGTGATTGCTGTTGGAGAAGGGCGGCGTTCTCAGGGTCGCGAACCACCATTTCGTCAATGGCTGCAGCAGCATCGGCCAATTTTTTCTGCCTGACCAAAGAAACCAGCAACCCCTGCCGCCATTCTTTGCTGTTGGGCTGTAGCAAAACCGCCTGACGGAAAGCACTCTCTGCGGCCACAACATCGCCCGCACCCAAATGACACCTTGCCAGCATGCCATAAACGGAGGGATCAGCTTCACCGAACTCCAACGTTTTGACCAGATAGCGGGCAGCATCTTGAAAGCGCTGTTGTTGGGCCATGATCAGCGCAAGGTTGCGGTAGGCTGCGCGGAAATTCGGAAACTTACGGATCGCTTTGAGATAAAACTCTTCGGCCTTGGGCAGGTTGCTGGTTTCTAGGTAAAGATTCGCCAGGATGAGATCAAACCGCGCATTGGTCTTGTCATCCACGTAGCCTTCCAACTCGGTCATGCCGCTGGCGCGATCGTCGCGAAGCATTTGCTGGAGGGTGGTCAGGGTGAGGCGGTCTTCCTCGGTCAAAGAAGGCTCCTTGCCTGGATCGACGCCGAAGCTGCCGATGAAGGATTTGACGAATGTCGGATCCTCCCACATCTGCTTTTCGGGGGTCTGTGTCTGCGCTTGGGTGTCGGCCAGCAAGAGCCCCAGGATCAATGAAGTAAGGTTGAGAATGCTCGGTTTCATGCGGAAGGGGGGATGCGGATGGACTGGGCGACTTTCGTCGCACTCTTCTTGCCATCCCGTTTTGCCGGTTCAAAAACCCATTTCATCAGGGCATCCTTGACGGGCCCTTCCAGGAGTGAGTCGCTGGCTTTTTCGATCACGACCTTATCGACCCGGCCACGATCGTTGATGAACAAGAGTGCTTTTACACTGCCGCCGGTTTTGCGGATACTTGGAGGGACCACGGGTTCGACCGTGGAAACCACCTGAGGCGGCTCAACAGAATCGGAGGAGCCCAGCATTTCTTCCATATCCGACCTTCCGCCCGGGCCCCCAGTGCCCCCAATGACACCCCCGGATGCAAAAGATGTGCCGCTGCCGAAAGAATCCATCCCACCTGATCCGCCGAGGGCGCTTTCGAGATCGGAAAGACTGATGGCAGCCAGTGCTGGAGCGGGGTTGTTGAGCTGCTCGATTTCTTGGTTGATCGAGTTATCCGGAGGCGCTTCTTCTTTTTCCTCCGGTGGAGGTTCTTCTTTTTTGATTTCCTTTTTTTCCGGCTTTTTCTCTTTATCTTCCTCTTGGGCGACGATTTCCACTTCCTTAACATCCTTCTTTTTTTCGTCGGATTTATTGAAAAGCAGGCCGCCAAAAAGCAGCACGGCCAGATGGAGCGCAACGGCTGCAATGACAGCGATCGTTCTCATTTCTTTTCTGTGGAAATGCCCACTTTGCTGATGCCAATTTTCTTCACCTCATCAAGGACGGAAACCACCACTTTGAAATCGGCGTTGCCGTCACCGTTGATGATGATGTTGGCCTCTTTGTCGGTGGCCTTGAGGGTCTGAAGCCGATAGGGAAGCTGGGCAATGGTGATCTTGTCCTTGTTATAAAAAACTTCGCCTTTTTCTGTGACGGACAAGGTAACGGTGGTGTTCTTTTTGTCATCCTGCTTCGAAGCGGAGGAGGCCGCTGGAACCGCCACTGTAACCCCCTGGTTTTTGGTCATGGTCAGGTTCACCAAAATGAAGGTGGCGCAAAGGAAGAACATGATGTCGATCAGCGGCACAATTTCGATGCGCGCTTTTTTCCGGCCACCTTTTGTTTTTCCTCCTCCGCCTCCAGCCATAACACTCCTTAAGAGGCCAGCGTAACAGGGGCGCGGACAGGCACCGAGGCGTGTCCGGGAACTTCATGTCCACCGTTGGAATGGCGAGCCCCTGCACTGGCTATGGCCAGTTCCAATTCCCGGCCGGCATGCTCCAGTTCGTGCTGGGCCTCTTCAATGCGATCATTGAGGAAGTTGAGAGGGATCAGGGCAAAAATAGCGATGCAAAGACCGAAGGCCGTGGCGATGAGCGCTTCGGCGATCCCCCCGGTGATGGCCGTGGTTCCGGAGGCCGCATCCGTGCCACCCATCCCCTCGAAGGAACCCATCATACCGACGACGGTTCCAAGCAGACCGAGCAAGGGAGCCATGGTGATCACGGTATCCAGCATCCAAAGGCGCGCGGTCCAGCGCTTCATTTCTTTGGCCGTGGCGGCAGTGATCGCTGTTTGCAAAGTGTGGTCTTGGTGTGAAAGGGCATAAGCCATCACTTTGGCCACATAATCCTTCGATTGATTCCCGGCATTGATGGCCTCCTGAATGCTTCCTCTATGGATGGCCTGGAAAATGGCATCGATGGATTTTTTGTTGCGCTGCGAATTCTTGAAAAAGAAATAAACCATGCGTTCGATCGAGACAGCAACCCCGATAATCGAACAAATCAGAATCGGCCACATGATCGGGCCCCCGTGGATGAATTTTTCCACCAAGCTGGCCTTTTTGAGAAACGCGCTCAAAGCGCCGCCCTTGGTCGGGTCGTAGGGGATGATGCCCTGGCCGGATTCGACCAACTGCTTGATGCCCGAACCCAAAGCGGGATCCAGGATGCGCAGGATCGGACGCCCGGCCCCGGGCTGGCCGATGAGCAACCCCGGCACACCGGCCTGGGAATAAAAAACCGCCACCGGACCAATCAGCGCGGCCGTGCCATCCACCACCGTTCCACTGGCATCCAAGGCGGAAGCCGGAAACTTCATCAGTTTGTGGATGTTGATCAATCGATTGAACGCGAGATCCACCACCTGGGCGCGGACGGCAAACTTTTCCTTTGTCGAGAGATTGTTGTTTTCCGGGGCCAACTTGGCCTCGGTGATTTTCGCGATGTGTTGGGGGAGCTCTGCCGGGTGGATGCGGGTTTCCAAACCGAGGATGAATTCGTCAACCAAGTTGCCCAGGTAAGTGTTTTCTTCGGTGCGGGCCTTGATTTCCAATTCGGCCTTGCGCCGGTCCAATCCGGCAGTGTCATAGGCGCGTTGCTTTTCTTCAAAGACTTTGCGAAGTTCGGAGAGCTTGGTTTCCAAAGCGGCCAGATTATCCGTCAGTGGAATGCGCTCCAGTTCGATGGATTTGCGAAGAGCCGTCAGGCTTTTCTCAGCTGAAGCCAGATCCTCCATGGCGGAACGCATGACCGCCACATGACCGGGAGATTCCGCCCCCACGAGGGAGGACAGGGAAAACAAAAAAAGTCCGAGGGAGCACCCGATGGAGGACGCGTGATACGTGAAGGAATGGATTTTCATTGGATGACGGCCGGCAAAGCGACAAATTTCGCTTTCATTTTGTTGGTGAGAATCGCTTGGATTTCGCGGAGTTCAAAAGCCAGTTCTGGTTTGGAGGTCCACTGCCAGCCCGTGTCGGTCAAATGACCGTAACCGACGTATTCACCCGTTGGGGAGGTGTAGTACCCGTGGGTCAATCCAAGGTAAAGCGTCTGAACCTCGACTTCTTTCCCCCCGTCAACTTTTCGGACTTCGTTCACAACGGAGGATTCGTTTTGCAACTTGCTGACTTCATTCAGAATGCCGATGACGTTCTGGAAGCGTTCGGCCAGGGTGATCTTGGTCGTTTTGGCGTCGGTGGGCATGCGTTGGAAGAGGGGGGTGATCTTCGTTTGAAGGGGAGAGGGCAGGCGGTTGAAAAGGACACGGACGTTATCTTCGAACTTCA containing:
- a CDS encoding glycosyltransferase, with protein sequence MRRIEARAKFFFDGDTKFRVQGVTYGPFPVREENGKEWYLPFPDQVGRDFALMTAAGINLVRVYHHPPRWFFDLAQEHGLRVLTTIPWPLRWLFLDDRPMRIRIRRTVREIAREQAGHPALFGFYVDNEMQTDLVRWYGPRRVENFLDTLIDIIKQEDPGALVSYANFPPTEYLSPRHVDFFSYNVYLHDMKDFRGYLARLQNLAGEKPLLIGEFGMDTIRHPESEQADLIGSHYHEVFSGGAAGTIVFAWTDEWYTGGQLITDWAFGLVKADRRPKEAYHRIAATTLKSGEPLWKKFPAAKPWPKASVVVCSYNGAPTLRGCLEALEKLEYPDFEIIVVDDGSKDDTQEILADFPKVRNLRQENKGLSVARNVGAAAATGEIIAYTDSDCMPDPDWLYFLIQTLLAEPFAAVGGPNISPPAVNWVQASVAAAPGSPSHVLLNDKTAEHVPGCNMAFHRWALDMIGGFDAIYRKAGDDVDVFWRLIQLGQIIGFSPAAVVWHHRRFTVKAYFNQQKGYGEAEALLRYKHLNYFDSSGSARWRGVIYGVPVMDEIFGKPVIYHGEFGMGFFQSIYRRPPMDWTWVVGSLQWNLLTLFILFLSSQVVQIRVVPLLMFGMTLVGALSYMASARMEPKHDTILSRLLLLYLAWAQPIARAWARYITWLAGKRTPAAVLESREEEPHDTPDLFSCGKLNYWSENHKDRTQLLAAILRLLDKEGWKYVPDNGWSDWDVEIFAGRWWHIRLRTLTEYYPKGKIMVRVSNTAVLNSFTVLMAVLIAGAITVFGLAFEEARPYLFAAGLLQVTYWLGRALLIRRRVAELIEAAAISIEILPVRGGAKP
- a CDS encoding TonB family protein; this encodes MKVFARIVLGIILAFPAAAVASSGGTSTPESKVTAPLQVDKQAQDTKPQLLLAYQPIYPREHLLAGKPGSASVVFTINSAGRVVSPHLEEASHPLFGKAVMSVIPYWEYLPAKRFGTVSPVKVRQKFTFKPSVDSYFSAEFYDLAKRPIPVLPIVGPRPLYPATLRGKNLRGYADVILTVNPLGKVTQSRLGDFTHKDFGQPALDAAGQWEFRPFDPSLRYEQETGTKPVFLTPNYGSYQVKLTLLFHPESSNRPPFDLRRVQ
- a CDS encoding tetratricopeptide repeat protein, with product MKPSILNLTSLILGLLLADTQAQTQTPEKQMWEDPTFVKSFIGSFGVDPGKEPSLTEEDRLTLTTLQQMLRDDRASGMTELEGYVDDKTNARFDLILANLYLETSNLPKAEEFYLKAIRKFPNFRAAYRNLALIMAQQQRFQDAARYLVKTLEFGEADPSVYGMLARCHLGAGDVVAAESAFRQAVLLQPNSKEWRQGLLVSLVRQKKLADAAAAIDEMVVRDPENAALLQQQSQIFMASGNLTKAAETLEMVARRGAAKTGDLYQLGDIYVSAKLPLSAASAYKRAIASDSALGEKALRAVEVLVAYNNPVEAGQLLDLLQTKIASGPLKARMLRVRARLALQSGANAEAAVILRQVVEEDPLDGQGWMLLGKNHQETGETDKALFAYERAASIEATAADAKIRMGQIYAGKKDYSKAVSLLEDAQKIAPKDSVARYLEQIRALARSKGGGI
- a CDS encoding energy transducer TonB; this encodes MRTIAVIAAVALHLAVLLFGGLLFNKSDEKKKDVKEVEIVAQEEDKEKKPEKKEIKKEEPPPEEKEEAPPDNSINQEIEQLNNPAPALAAISLSDLESALGGSGGMDSFGSGTSFASGGVIGGTGGPGGRSDMEEMLGSSDSVEPPQVVSTVEPVVPPSIRKTGGSVKALLFINDRGRVDKVVIEKASDSLLEGPVKDALMKWVFEPAKRDGKKSATKVAQSIRIPPSA
- a CDS encoding biopolymer transporter ExbD — protein: MAGGGGGKTKGGRKKARIEIVPLIDIMFFLCATFILVNLTMTKNQGVTVAVPAASSASKQDDKKNTTVTLSVTEKGEVFYNKDKITIAQLPYRLQTLKATDKEANIIINGDGNADFKVVVSVLDEVKKIGISKVGISTEKK
- a CDS encoding MotA/TolQ/ExbB proton channel family protein, with product MKIHSFTYHASSIGCSLGLFLFSLSSLVGAESPGHVAVMRSAMEDLASAEKSLTALRKSIELERIPLTDNLAALETKLSELRKVFEEKQRAYDTAGLDRRKAELEIKARTEENTYLGNLVDEFILGLETRIHPAELPQHIAKITEAKLAPENNNLSTKEKFAVRAQVVDLAFNRLINIHKLMKFPASALDASGTVVDGTAALIGPVAVFYSQAGVPGLLIGQPGAGRPILRILDPALGSGIKQLVESGQGIIPYDPTKGGALSAFLKKASLVEKFIHGGPIMWPILICSIIGVAVSIERMVYFFFKNSQRNKKSIDAIFQAIHRGSIQEAINAGNQSKDYVAKVMAYALSHQDHTLQTAITAATAKEMKRWTARLWMLDTVITMAPLLGLLGTVVGMMGSFEGMGGTDAASGTTAITGGIAEALIATAFGLCIAIFALIPLNFLNDRIEEAQHELEHAGRELELAIASAGARHSNGGHEVPGHASVPVRAPVTLAS